A DNA window from Xanthomonas campestris pv. campestris str. ATCC 33913 contains the following coding sequences:
- the treY gene encoding malto-oligosyltrehalose synthase, whose amino-acid sequence MIPLRATARLQLHAGFTLHDALAQVPYYAGLGISHLYLSPIGTAVSGSTHGYDNIDPTVVNPELGGEDALVALSQAARAHDMGLIADIVPNHMATHAQNAWWWDVLRNGRSAKHADWFDIDWRAPGRDGKLWLAVLDRPYANALADGLITLVLDDDGTPALAHYDQRYPIRPQALDVPEASARAQWLRDYNDGAKRGDGRLHKLIERQPYRLNWWRVGNDMLNYRRFFDITSLVALRVELPAVFDAVHALPLRLVAEGHLDGLRIDHVDGLTDPTGYVRKLRSRLDAAGRQRGLKPGSLGLYLEKILAPGEHLPADWPCDGTTGYDFMDQVGGVLHDAAGFKPLARAWQKVSGRSGDFAQEERSARDEMLRGSLQTEFNRAVGALSALARLDPPTREFSPQMLARGLCVLLRWFPVYRTYAGAKGLIGADAQRLRSTAARARQGMPEAIVAAVDAIERWLLDDNGADRAQIALRRILRRRVEQLSAPLNAKAVEDTAFYRHGVLLSRNEVGSHPTHFANDIAQFHAQNQERAKHYPRALLATATHDHKRGEDLRMRMAVLSEQPRWWVEQSTQFDALTESLEAPALAGGDQQMLWQTLVAAWPIGLGADQAEPLAAFAERVAQWLLKAVREAKLHTSWTDGSPDYEQAVQATVEQVLCSRAGLPLRRALLRASNHIAAAGARNALAQTTLRLTVPGVPDLYQGTEGWDLSLVDPDNRRPVDYAQRQQWLTLRRDWHALLRSWRDGAVKARLTAVLLQLRAAHPALFAQGDYQPLNVATGTQAQVIAFRRQHRGQALIVAVTRLGAGEQASGELPLLVPPAEWGNAALAVPDGAYRNVLDGSTLQPQRGRLALSTLFARSPVAVLLTPSEETR is encoded by the coding sequence ATGATTCCCCTTCGCGCCACCGCCCGCCTGCAGCTGCATGCCGGTTTCACCCTGCACGACGCGCTTGCGCAGGTGCCGTACTACGCCGGGCTGGGCATCAGCCATCTGTACCTGTCGCCGATCGGCACTGCGGTGTCGGGCTCTACGCACGGCTACGACAACATCGACCCCACGGTGGTTAACCCGGAACTGGGCGGCGAAGACGCACTGGTGGCGCTGTCACAGGCCGCACGCGCGCACGACATGGGCCTGATCGCCGACATCGTGCCCAACCACATGGCCACGCACGCGCAGAACGCGTGGTGGTGGGATGTGCTGCGCAACGGCCGCAGCGCCAAGCACGCCGACTGGTTCGACATCGATTGGCGCGCCCCGGGCCGCGACGGCAAGCTTTGGCTGGCGGTGCTCGACCGGCCCTATGCCAACGCATTGGCCGACGGCCTGATCACGCTGGTGCTGGACGACGACGGCACGCCCGCGCTGGCGCATTACGACCAGCGCTACCCGATCCGTCCGCAGGCCCTCGACGTGCCGGAAGCCTCGGCGCGCGCGCAGTGGCTGCGTGACTACAACGACGGCGCCAAGCGCGGCGACGGCCGCCTGCACAAGTTGATCGAACGCCAGCCTTACCGCCTGAACTGGTGGCGCGTGGGCAACGACATGCTCAACTACCGCCGCTTCTTCGACATCACCTCGCTGGTGGCGCTGCGGGTGGAGCTGCCGGCAGTGTTCGACGCGGTGCATGCGCTGCCGCTGCGGCTGGTGGCCGAAGGCCATCTGGACGGCCTGCGCATCGACCATGTCGATGGCCTCACCGATCCCACCGGCTACGTGCGCAAGCTGCGCAGCCGGCTGGATGCGGCTGGCCGCCAGCGCGGGCTCAAGCCCGGCAGCCTGGGCCTGTACCTGGAAAAGATCCTCGCCCCCGGCGAGCACCTGCCGGCCGACTGGCCGTGCGACGGCACCACCGGCTATGACTTCATGGACCAGGTGGGCGGCGTGCTGCACGACGCGGCCGGCTTCAAGCCGCTGGCGCGCGCCTGGCAGAAGGTGAGCGGGCGCAGTGGCGACTTTGCGCAGGAAGAACGCAGCGCACGCGATGAGATGCTGCGCGGCTCGCTGCAGACCGAGTTCAATCGCGCGGTGGGTGCGTTGTCGGCCCTGGCGCGGCTGGATCCGCCCACCCGTGAGTTCAGCCCGCAGATGCTGGCACGTGGGCTGTGCGTGCTGCTGCGCTGGTTCCCGGTGTACCGCACCTATGCCGGCGCCAAGGGCCTGATCGGTGCCGATGCGCAGCGCCTGCGCAGCACCGCCGCGCGCGCGCGCCAGGGCATGCCCGAGGCGATCGTGGCGGCGGTGGATGCCATCGAGCGCTGGCTGCTGGACGACAACGGCGCCGACCGCGCGCAGATCGCGCTGCGCCGCATCCTGCGCCGCCGGGTGGAGCAGTTGTCGGCCCCGCTCAATGCCAAGGCCGTGGAAGACACCGCGTTTTACCGCCACGGCGTGTTGTTGTCGCGCAACGAGGTCGGCAGCCATCCGACCCATTTCGCCAATGACATCGCGCAGTTCCACGCGCAGAACCAGGAGCGCGCCAAGCACTACCCGCGCGCGCTGCTGGCCACCGCCACGCATGACCACAAGCGCGGCGAAGACCTGCGCATGCGCATGGCGGTGTTGTCCGAACAACCGCGCTGGTGGGTGGAGCAGAGCACGCAGTTCGATGCGCTGACCGAGTCGCTGGAGGCACCGGCCCTGGCCGGCGGCGACCAGCAGATGCTGTGGCAGACCCTGGTGGCTGCCTGGCCGATTGGGTTGGGCGCCGACCAGGCCGAGCCGCTGGCCGCGTTTGCCGAGCGCGTGGCGCAGTGGCTGCTCAAGGCCGTGCGCGAAGCCAAGCTGCACACCAGCTGGACCGATGGCTCGCCCGATTACGAACAGGCCGTGCAGGCCACCGTGGAGCAGGTGCTGTGCAGCCGCGCCGGCCTGCCGCTGCGCCGCGCGCTGTTGCGCGCCAGCAACCACATCGCCGCCGCTGGTGCGCGCAACGCGTTGGCGCAGACCACGCTGCGCCTCACCGTGCCCGGCGTGCCCGATCTGTACCAGGGCACCGAAGGCTGGGATCTGTCGCTGGTGGACCCGGACAACCGCCGCCCGGTGGACTACGCCCAGCGCCAGCAATGGCTGACGCTGCGCCGCGACTGGCATGCGCTGCTGCGCAGCTGGCGCGATGGCGCGGTCAAGGCGCGCCTCACCGCGGTGCTGCTGCAACTGCGCGCCGCGCATCCGGCGCTGTTCGCGCAAGGCGACTACCAGCCCTTGAACGTAGCCACCGGCACGCAGGCGCAAGTGATCGCCTTCCGCCGCCAGCATCGTGGCCAAGCGTTGATCGTGGCCGTCACCCGGCTGGGTGCCGGTGAGCAGGCATCTGGCGAGCTGCCGCTGCTGGTGCCGCCGGCGGAATGGGGCAACGCGGCGCTGGCCGTGCCGGATGGGGCGTATCGCAATGTGCTCGATGGCAGCACACTGCAGCCCCAGCGCGGGCGTCTTGCGCTGTCCACGCTATTTGCACGCTCCCCGGTGGCAGTGTTGCTGACCCCCTCAGAGGAAACACGATGA
- a CDS encoding DUF2934 domain-containing protein, whose product MNDTQRQARLRQLAQEIWEAEGRPDGHADRHWAMAERLVEAEIRAAEQGAAAPAGPRIVASS is encoded by the coding sequence ATGAACGACACGCAGCGCCAGGCACGCCTCCGTCAGCTGGCACAGGAAATATGGGAGGCCGAAGGCCGCCCGGACGGGCATGCCGACCGCCACTGGGCCATGGCCGAGCGCCTGGTGGAGGCAGAAATTCGCGCCGCCGAGCAGGGCGCCGCTGCGCCCGCCGGCCCGCGTATCGTTGCATCGTCGTAA
- the glgX gene encoding glycogen debranching protein GlgX yields MATRKFTQRSRIREGRPNPLGATWDGLGVNFALYSRNATRVELCLFDERGREQERIPLPEYTDEVWHGYLPDARPGQLYGYRVHGPYAPDAGHRFNHNKLLLDPYAKQIVGELKWAPHLFGYTIGHRDKDLSFDRRDSAAFMPKSAVIDPAFTWGQDRPPQTPWNRTVIYEAHVRGLSMLHPAVPPENRGTFSALKTDELIDHISSLGVTAVELLPVHAFVDDQYLLEKGLRNYWGYNTLGFFAPQGRYMSTRTVAEFKQMVARLHHAGLEVLLDVVYNHTAEGNELGPTLSFKGIDNASYYRLADDRRFYINDTGTGNTFDLTNVGALRMVMDSLRYWVQEMHVDGFRFDLASILGRERYGFDPSGSFLDAVRQDPVLSQTKLIAEPWDIGPGGYQVGNFPPGWVEWNDKFRDNVRAFWRGDGGQLAELATRLTGSADLFNHSGRRPTASVNFVTAHDGFTLRDLVSYEGKHNLANGEDGRDGSDHNISANYGAEGETDNPAIKQLRRQQMRNLLATLLLSQGTPMLLAGDEFGHSQNGNNNAYCQDNELTWIDWTAATKAAAADQAAFVRRLIRIRQRYPLLHRARFFDGKFDEALGLKDLTWLAPNGNEMDEAAWHDPEARALMLRLDGRSPTTGLREIAANVTLLMLINAAPTSVAFTLPAMHDEHWRVLVDTARHGGRVVAGGSEWKAPAHSLTLLAVERDRIASSARIVSEGAR; encoded by the coding sequence ATGGCCACTCGCAAGTTCACCCAGCGCTCGCGCATTCGCGAAGGCCGTCCCAATCCACTCGGTGCCACCTGGGATGGCCTGGGCGTCAATTTCGCGCTGTATTCGCGCAACGCCACCCGCGTGGAGCTGTGCCTGTTCGACGAGCGTGGCCGTGAGCAGGAACGCATTCCCTTACCCGAATACACCGACGAGGTCTGGCACGGTTACCTGCCCGACGCGCGCCCGGGCCAGCTTTACGGCTACCGCGTGCATGGCCCGTACGCACCCGATGCCGGCCACCGCTTCAACCACAATAAATTGCTGCTGGACCCGTATGCCAAGCAGATCGTGGGCGAGCTCAAATGGGCGCCGCATCTGTTCGGCTACACCATCGGTCATCGCGACAAGGACCTGAGTTTTGACCGCCGCGACAGCGCCGCGTTCATGCCCAAGTCCGCAGTGATCGACCCGGCCTTTACCTGGGGCCAGGACCGCCCGCCGCAGACCCCGTGGAACCGCACGGTGATCTACGAGGCGCACGTGCGCGGCCTGAGCATGCTGCACCCGGCCGTGCCACCGGAAAACCGCGGCACGTTCTCGGCGCTGAAGACCGACGAGCTGATCGATCACATCAGTTCACTCGGCGTCACTGCGGTCGAATTGCTGCCCGTGCACGCCTTTGTCGATGACCAGTACCTGCTGGAAAAAGGCCTGCGCAATTACTGGGGCTACAACACGCTGGGCTTTTTCGCGCCGCAGGGCCGTTACATGTCCACGCGCACGGTGGCCGAGTTCAAGCAGATGGTGGCGCGGTTGCACCACGCCGGGCTCGAAGTGCTGCTGGATGTGGTCTACAACCACACCGCCGAAGGCAACGAGCTCGGGCCGACGCTGTCGTTCAAGGGCATCGACAACGCCAGCTATTACCGCCTGGCCGACGATCGCCGTTTCTACATCAACGACACCGGCACCGGAAATACCTTCGACCTCACCAACGTTGGCGCGCTGCGCATGGTGATGGATTCGCTGCGTTACTGGGTGCAGGAAATGCACGTCGACGGCTTCCGCTTCGACCTGGCCAGCATCCTCGGCCGCGAGCGCTATGGATTCGATCCTTCAGGCAGCTTCCTGGATGCCGTACGCCAGGATCCGGTGCTCAGCCAGACCAAGCTGATCGCCGAGCCGTGGGACATCGGCCCCGGCGGTTATCAGGTGGGCAACTTCCCGCCAGGTTGGGTGGAGTGGAACGACAAATTCCGCGACAACGTGCGTGCGTTCTGGCGTGGCGATGGCGGCCAGCTGGCAGAACTGGCCACGCGCCTCACCGGGTCGGCAGACCTGTTCAACCACAGCGGCCGCCGCCCCACCGCGTCGGTGAATTTCGTCACCGCGCATGATGGCTTCACCTTGCGCGATCTGGTCAGCTACGAAGGCAAACACAACCTCGCCAACGGCGAAGACGGCCGCGATGGCAGCGATCACAATATCTCCGCCAACTACGGCGCCGAAGGCGAGACCGACAACCCCGCCATCAAGCAGCTGCGGCGGCAACAGATGCGCAACCTGCTGGCCACCTTGCTGCTCTCGCAAGGCACGCCCATGCTGCTGGCCGGCGATGAATTCGGGCATAGCCAGAACGGCAACAACAACGCGTATTGCCAGGACAACGAGCTGACCTGGATCGACTGGACCGCGGCCACCAAAGCCGCCGCCGCCGATCAGGCCGCCTTCGTTCGCCGCCTGATCCGCATCCGCCAGCGGTACCCGTTGCTGCATCGCGCACGCTTCTTCGACGGCAAGTTCGATGAAGCACTGGGCCTGAAGGATCTGACCTGGCTGGCGCCCAACGGCAACGAGATGGACGAAGCCGCCTGGCACGACCCCGAAGCCCGCGCGCTGATGCTGCGCCTGGACGGTCGCTCGCCGACCACCGGCCTGCGCGAGATCGCCGCCAATGTGACGCTGTTGATGCTGATCAATGCCGCGCCCACCAGCGTCGCTTTCACGCTCCCGGCGATGCACGACGAACACTGGCGCGTGCTGGTGGACACCGCGCGTCATGGTGGCCGCGTGGTCGCCGGTGGCAGCGAATGGAAGGCACCGGCGCATTCGCTCACCCTGCTGGCGGTGGAGCGTGACCGCATCGCCAGCAGTGCCCGGATCGTGTCAGAGGGCGCCCGCTGA
- a CDS encoding NAD(P)H-binding protein: protein MDVLLAGATGLVGKHVLQQLLADARCTGVVAITRRPLTQIHPKLRNQVIDFERLDSWTAPHMEAAICALGSTMKQAGSREAFYRIDHDYPMAIARAACAQGTSVFVLNSAAGANADSRIFYNRVKGELERDLRAVGFPSLTFVRPGLIGGEREERRTGEHLGSLVLGALGPLLPRRLRINPADRIAAAMVSAALAPARGEHSVGAADLAG from the coding sequence ATGGACGTGTTGTTGGCAGGGGCGACCGGTCTGGTCGGAAAACATGTCCTGCAGCAATTGCTGGCGGATGCGCGTTGCACCGGCGTGGTGGCGATCACGCGCCGGCCGTTGACGCAGATCCACCCCAAGCTGCGCAACCAGGTCATCGACTTCGAACGCCTGGACAGCTGGACCGCACCGCACATGGAAGCGGCCATCTGCGCGCTGGGCAGCACCATGAAACAGGCCGGCTCGCGCGAGGCGTTTTATCGCATCGACCATGACTACCCGATGGCGATCGCGCGCGCCGCCTGCGCGCAAGGCACCTCAGTGTTCGTGCTCAACTCGGCAGCCGGCGCCAATGCCGATTCGCGGATCTTCTACAACCGCGTCAAAGGCGAACTGGAACGCGACCTGCGCGCCGTGGGATTCCCTTCGCTGACCTTCGTGCGCCCAGGCCTGATCGGCGGCGAACGCGAAGAGCGCCGCACTGGCGAGCACCTCGGCAGCCTGGTGCTCGGCGCCCTGGGCCCCCTCCTGCCACGCCGCTTGCGCATCAACCCCGCCGACCGCATCGCCGCCGCCATGGTGAGCGCCGCGCTGGCACCAGCGCGCGGCGAGCACAGCGTTGGCGCCGCGGACCTGGCTGGTTGA
- a CDS encoding SDR family NAD(P)-dependent oxidoreductase, which produces MSTPPPQPQRVLIAGGSRGIGLAIAQAFVQSGAQVSLCARNPEGLANAAAQLAADGAPVHTFACDLADAAQIERYVHAAAQAFGGLDVVVNNASGYGHGNDDESWQAGLDVDLMAAVRCNRAAVPYLRQSGNAVILNISSINGQRPTPRAIAYSTAKAALNYYTTTLAAELARERIRVNAIAPGSIEFPGGLWEQRSRDEPALYARIRDSIPFGGFGQVQHIADAALFLASPQARWITGQVLAVDGGQSLGV; this is translated from the coding sequence ATGTCCACACCTCCCCCACAACCGCAACGCGTGCTGATCGCCGGCGGCAGCCGCGGGATCGGGCTGGCGATTGCGCAGGCCTTTGTCCAAAGCGGCGCGCAGGTTTCGCTGTGCGCACGCAATCCCGAAGGCCTGGCAAATGCCGCTGCCCAGCTCGCGGCGGACGGAGCGCCGGTGCATACGTTTGCCTGCGACCTGGCCGACGCCGCGCAGATCGAGCGCTATGTGCATGCCGCTGCGCAGGCGTTTGGCGGCCTGGACGTGGTGGTCAACAACGCCTCCGGCTACGGGCACGGCAATGACGACGAAAGCTGGCAAGCCGGCCTGGATGTCGACCTGATGGCCGCGGTGCGCTGCAACCGCGCCGCAGTGCCGTATCTGCGCCAGAGTGGCAATGCGGTGATTCTCAACATCAGCTCGATCAACGGCCAGCGCCCCACCCCGCGCGCGATCGCCTATTCCACCGCCAAGGCCGCGCTCAACTACTACACCACCACGCTGGCCGCCGAGCTGGCGCGCGAACGTATCCGCGTCAACGCGATCGCACCCGGCTCGATCGAATTCCCCGGCGGGCTGTGGGAACAACGCAGCCGCGACGAACCGGCGTTGTATGCACGCATCCGCGACAGCATTCCGTTCGGCGGCTTCGGGCAGGTGCAGCATATTGCCGACGCCGCGCTATTCCTGGCCTCGCCACAGGCACGCTGGATCACAGGGCAGGTGCTGGCAGTGGATGGCGGGCAGTCGCTGGGGGTGTGA
- a CDS encoding FAD/NAD(P)-binding protein gives METHITVIGAGFCGSVLVRALAQGADAQVRITLVGVAETFGSGIAYGAARPEHLLNVRAKDLGIDAQAPAAFADTLHLGESGRLEFLPRLAYGDYLRSELDTAIGAAQASIVRLSQEAVAVERARRGFRVFLANGDAFQTDQVVLAVGALQPQALAGIGPRLSVHPRYIGWPWQGDALSRLSPDDDVLIVGTGLTMVDVALSLHARGHRGRLLAISRRGLAPQAHLRQPGAALELPPHLQRAIKDADLRALLRGVRQLSVVVDDWRRVVDALRPHLQPLWQRLELSQRARFLRHLRPYWEVARHRVAPGAADQLAQLQDSGQLQVVAARLLRARWVPDGVEAVIRPRGGADAQTRRFDAVVRATGLDTDIDRTSDPLIAGMREAGLLRADPLGLGVDTDAQLRVRDGAGQVVPGLYCVGPLLRGRYWEITAVPELRVATRALAERLLQGATPALQPQPDVTPREVNARP, from the coding sequence ATGGAAACCCACATCACGGTCATCGGCGCCGGCTTCTGCGGCAGTGTGCTGGTGCGCGCACTGGCGCAGGGCGCCGACGCGCAGGTACGCATCACGCTGGTGGGTGTGGCCGAGACCTTCGGCAGCGGCATCGCCTACGGCGCTGCACGGCCGGAGCATCTGCTCAACGTGCGTGCCAAGGACCTGGGCATCGATGCCCAGGCCCCGGCAGCCTTTGCCGACACGCTGCACCTGGGCGAATCGGGACGGCTGGAATTTCTGCCGCGGCTGGCCTATGGCGACTATCTGCGTAGCGAGCTGGATACGGCAATCGGCGCGGCGCAGGCGTCAATTGTGCGGTTGTCGCAGGAAGCGGTGGCAGTGGAGCGCGCGCGGCGGGGTTTTCGTGTGTTCCTGGCCAATGGCGATGCGTTCCAGACCGACCAGGTGGTGCTCGCGGTGGGCGCGTTGCAGCCGCAGGCACTGGCCGGCATCGGGCCGCGTTTGAGCGTGCACCCGCGCTACATCGGCTGGCCGTGGCAGGGCGATGCGTTGTCGCGGTTGTCCCCCGACGATGACGTGCTGATCGTTGGTACCGGCCTGACCATGGTGGACGTGGCGCTGAGCTTGCACGCACGTGGCCACCGCGGCCGCCTGCTGGCGATCTCGCGGCGCGGCCTGGCACCGCAGGCGCATCTACGCCAGCCAGGTGCGGCATTGGAGCTGCCGCCGCATCTGCAACGAGCCATCAAGGATGCCGATCTGCGCGCCCTGTTGCGTGGCGTGCGCCAACTGAGCGTGGTGGTGGACGATTGGCGGCGCGTGGTGGATGCGCTGCGCCCGCATCTGCAGCCGCTCTGGCAACGTTTGGAGCTAAGCCAACGCGCGCGCTTTCTACGCCATTTGCGCCCGTATTGGGAAGTGGCGCGGCACCGCGTGGCACCAGGCGCGGCCGATCAATTGGCGCAGCTGCAAGACAGCGGGCAGCTGCAGGTGGTGGCGGCGCGGCTGCTGCGTGCGCGCTGGGTGCCGGACGGTGTGGAAGCGGTGATCCGTCCACGCGGGGGCGCCGATGCGCAGACCCGCCGTTTCGATGCGGTGGTGCGCGCCACCGGGCTGGATACCGACATCGACCGCACCAGCGACCCCTTGATCGCCGGCATGCGCGAAGCCGGCTTGCTGCGGGCAGATCCGCTTGGCCTGGGCGTGGATACCGACGCGCAACTGCGCGTGCGCGATGGCGCCGGTCAGGTGGTGCCGGGGCTGTATTGCGTGGGGCCGCTGCTGCGTGGGCGCTATTGGGAAATCACGGCGGTGCCGGAATTGCGTGTTGCCACGCGCGCGTTGGCCGAGCGTTTGCTGCAGGGCGCAACGCCTGCGTTACAGCCGCAGCCCGACGTCACACCGCGCGAGGTCAACGCAAGACCGTAA
- a CDS encoding VirK family protein, with the protein MFRPASIAVTAALCACALPALASETLNSRTDVLAALEAGYDVSVSTDLSRCTPEEGTPVSRTRGGRHIDAYRITEDGNVAFSGAHFTVANDGKPIQQFMRYQLRPDGSVRFTTYMYDLPGLQQRGPVLAYQCAFNEGARFHAD; encoded by the coding sequence ATGTTTCGTCCCGCATCTATCGCCGTGACCGCCGCGCTGTGCGCCTGCGCGCTGCCCGCCCTCGCCAGTGAAACCCTCAACAGCCGCACCGACGTGCTTGCCGCACTGGAAGCCGGCTACGACGTCAGCGTGAGCACGGACCTGAGCCGCTGCACACCGGAAGAGGGCACGCCGGTGAGCCGTACGCGTGGCGGTCGCCATATCGATGCGTATCGCATCACCGAGGACGGCAACGTGGCCTTCTCCGGCGCGCATTTCACCGTGGCCAACGACGGCAAGCCGATTCAGCAGTTCATGCGTTATCAGCTGCGCCCGGATGGCAGCGTGCGTTTCACCACTTACATGTACGACCTGCCCGGTTTGCAGCAGCGCGGCCCGGTACTGGCCTATCAGTGCGCGTTCAATGAGGGTGCGCGTTTCCACGCGGATTGA
- a CDS encoding efflux transporter outer membrane subunit codes for MPSLRTLTVLLTASLASCAVGPEYARPDAPLPDRYLAQDAAEQRSAAAPVDLSRWWAGFGDPALDRYVTAALAQNLDLAQAAARVTQARAGLGAANAALLPSGSINGQATRTYQSLETPLGQVLRNTPDFDRYASVYDATANASWEIDVFGGLRRGRQAALADYQASAAGAAATRLAVAAQTADTYISIRGLQARLAVAQRQVATQQQLLAMVTLLQGKGLAADLQVHQAQGALTQAQAGVPALETALTAAMNALDVMLGATPGTHRAELVASTPIPTAPQVTGAASPGDLLRRRPDLIVAERRLAVANARIGVAMAEYYPKFSLSGLIGSATAISGANLFTGDAAQSAGVLGLRWRLFDFGRINAQIAQAKGQEAEQLAAYRLAVLRATEDVENALTALVKREQQATVLAQGVDALGKARGASAAAYEKGVVSLIEVLNADDALLRTSDAQLQAQTEAARSAVAAFKALGGGWESTPATAVAVQEPAQR; via the coding sequence ATGCCCTCTTTGCGCACCCTCACCGTGCTGCTCACCGCCAGCCTTGCCAGCTGCGCGGTCGGCCCCGAGTACGCTCGCCCCGACGCCCCACTGCCGGACCGTTACCTGGCCCAGGACGCCGCCGAGCAGCGCAGTGCCGCTGCCCCGGTCGACCTGTCGCGCTGGTGGGCCGGCTTTGGCGACCCGGCCCTGGACCGGTATGTCACAGCGGCGCTGGCGCAGAACCTGGACCTGGCCCAGGCCGCCGCGCGCGTGACCCAGGCGCGCGCAGGGCTGGGCGCGGCCAACGCCGCCCTGCTGCCCTCCGGCAGCATCAATGGCCAGGCCACCCGCACCTACCAATCGCTGGAAACCCCGCTGGGGCAGGTGCTGCGCAACACCCCGGACTTCGACCGCTATGCCAGCGTTTACGACGCCACTGCCAACGCCAGCTGGGAGATCGATGTGTTCGGCGGGCTGCGCCGTGGCCGCCAGGCGGCACTGGCCGATTACCAGGCCAGCGCTGCCGGTGCGGCCGCCACGCGGCTGGCGGTGGCGGCGCAGACCGCCGACACCTACATCAGCATCCGTGGCCTGCAGGCACGGCTGGCGGTGGCCCAGCGCCAGGTCGCCACCCAACAGCAGCTGCTCGCCATGGTGACGCTGCTGCAGGGCAAGGGGCTGGCGGCCGACCTGCAGGTGCATCAGGCGCAGGGCGCGCTGACCCAGGCCCAGGCCGGCGTGCCCGCGCTGGAGACCGCGCTGACCGCAGCGATGAACGCCCTGGACGTGATGCTGGGCGCCACGCCCGGCACCCACCGGGCCGAGCTGGTGGCCAGCACGCCGATCCCGACCGCCCCGCAGGTGACCGGCGCCGCCTCGCCGGGGGACCTGTTGCGGCGGCGGCCGGACCTGATCGTGGCCGAGCGCCGGCTGGCCGTGGCCAACGCGCGCATCGGCGTGGCCATGGCCGAGTACTACCCCAAATTCTCGCTGAGTGGATTGATCGGCAGTGCCACCGCCATCTCCGGCGCCAACCTGTTCACCGGCGACGCCGCGCAGTCGGCCGGCGTGCTCGGGCTGCGTTGGCGGCTGTTCGATTTCGGCCGCATCAACGCGCAGATTGCACAGGCCAAGGGCCAGGAAGCCGAACAGCTGGCCGCCTACCGGCTCGCCGTGCTGCGCGCCACCGAAGATGTGGAAAACGCGCTCACCGCGCTGGTCAAACGCGAGCAGCAGGCCACCGTGCTGGCACAAGGCGTGGACGCGCTGGGCAAGGCACGCGGCGCCTCCGCCGCAGCCTACGAGAAGGGCGTGGTCAGCCTGATCGAAGTCCTCAACGCCGACGACGCCTTGCTGCGCACCTCCGATGCGCAACTGCAGGCGCAGACCGAGGCGGCCCGCAGCGCGGTAGCCGCGTTCAAGGCGCTGGGCGGCGGCTGGGAGAGCACGCCCGCCACCGCAGTGGCGGTGCAGGAACCCGCGCAGCGCTGA
- a CDS encoding TetR/AcrR family transcriptional regulator — MNKASSYPVSGRGPADHDVRDQIVNAATEHFRRYGYEKTAVSDLAKSIGFSKAYIYKFFESKQAIGEMICTNCLRQIEDEVRAAVDETDSPPEKFRRMFKVIVDASLRLFFEDRKLYEIAASAATERWQSVLAYEERVLALLQEILQQGRQGGDFERKTPLDEATRALYVLIRPYTNPVLMQHSLDVIDEVPGLLSGLVLRSLSP, encoded by the coding sequence ATGAACAAAGCATCCAGTTACCCCGTGTCCGGCCGCGGCCCGGCCGACCATGACGTGCGCGACCAGATCGTCAACGCCGCCACCGAGCATTTCAGACGCTACGGGTACGAGAAGACCGCCGTCTCCGACCTGGCCAAATCCATCGGCTTCTCCAAGGCATACATCTACAAGTTCTTCGAATCCAAGCAGGCCATCGGCGAGATGATCTGCACTAACTGCCTGCGCCAGATCGAGGACGAGGTGCGCGCTGCCGTGGACGAAACCGACTCGCCGCCCGAGAAATTTCGCCGGATGTTCAAGGTGATCGTGGACGCGAGCCTTCGGTTGTTCTTCGAGGATCGCAAGCTGTATGAGATTGCCGCCTCGGCGGCCACCGAGCGTTGGCAGTCGGTGCTGGCCTACGAGGAACGGGTGCTGGCGCTGCTGCAGGAGATCCTGCAACAGGGCCGCCAGGGCGGCGATTTCGAGCGCAAGACCCCGCTGGACGAAGCCACCCGGGCGCTCTACGTGCTGATCCGCCCGTACACCAATCCCGTGCTGATGCAGCACAGCCTGGACGTCATCGACGAGGTTCCCGGGCTGTTGTCGGGCCTGGTGCTGCGCAGCCTGTCGCCCTAA